Part of the Periophthalmus magnuspinnatus isolate fPerMag1 chromosome 18, fPerMag1.2.pri, whole genome shotgun sequence genome is shown below.
atttatatcttattttcattttcttcttcttttcttacCCACACAGGATCAAACTTTACAGAATTCCCCCTTGAATAAAAGTCATTCTGATTCTGCACAAATACATCACTTGTACCTACACACACGGCCTCGCGATAAACACTCGATAAAGTTCACGCGTATTTGGGAAAAAAGTTTAGACACAACACAAAGTACCACCAAAAAGTTTATTAAAAGTCACGTACCGGACCCTCAGACGTCTGCAGCAGTGACTCTGATCCTCGTCCTCTCGTCCTCTCGTCCCCTCGTCCCCTCGTCCCCTCGTCCCGGGCCACTCTCCAGCTCTAAATACCACAAAATACACTGACAGTAATAAAGTACTTGCAGTAATCGTAGTACAGTTGTAGTAATCGTGGAAGATGTTCTGACTGAAGGTTTCAGTGGAAGTTTACAGACGCTCTTTAGTTACAGAGCAAATAATAAACACTAAAATGTATCAGACGTcatgtttaattaaataaaataaaaaagacgaTAGCATCTTTTTAATGGGAGATTATGGAAAAGATAATAATGAGGGACGAGAACACATGCTCACTGACTTAGAGGACATGCAGACCTGATAATGTTTTCTTCTTGTGATGTAGCGCTGCCATCTGTAAACAAACTTTACGTTCAATTAATTCAAATTTATCCCAAAATTATCCctggaataataataaaacttacTTGGAATCGTCACGGCAACACTCTGAACACGACAGAGAGGTTAAAACCGTcacttttaagacaaaaaatacaaaaaacgtgtaaaaatgtaaaaaacaaaacaaaaaaacaccagaattaaataaatcaatccACGTTtcaaccataaactgtataaagatgtaGCGATAGATTTATAtgaagtgtgtttgtttttggaaGCGCagacactttatttatttcacacagAATAACACAAAACCTGAGCACAGCTGATTCAAAAAAGCCGTTACAAAAGTCTCTGTAAtcactttttattgatttattgttcTGTTTATTAAAGTTGTAACAGTATAtttgggctcagtatttatcttgtgcacattttctttgcgctACTATgagatttttggttattttttaatcatattttaagatttaagctgtaaaagtttgagtAAATTGCTTgtttgactcattacagatgcaaactaaagtGTTTCTTTCAACTGTTTCgtgatttttttaacaatattgtagatttagaatagtttttgtggtgtaaatccgctcattttttgtttgttttttgtgtccgtggcataaattagtttcggTATTATCgtgtattgtctatatttacttcaaacttCAAATCTGTTATTGTGATTTCTCAGTTTAAAGACAAATTCCtgcatgtaaataaatattatcTAATCAATAAACAAACTTTTATCTAATCCAGATCGTCATATTATTGTGGGATTAAAATGGCGTCTGTGTCATTGAGTTTATTCAAAGTTTAAAACCGTTTCTTGGCGGCGTCTTTATGGGAAACACGCGTCGGCCACAGATCTGCTTTGAAACGCTGCAGAGCTTTGACATGAAGCATATTCCCCTTTTCAAAGAAGCTGCTTTGTTTGTGGCATCACTAAATTTAACTTAAACCAAATGTAGACGATAAAAAGTTCGAAATACGGCAGAAACGTTTACTGCAATTTCAACGGTTTATCGTcgtttaaaacatttcaaaagtaAGTAGTTAACGTGAGGAATTACATGGGATTTTTATAGTTtagaaacatttaaactgaataaataagATCATTACAGAGCGAGAGGTGACAATTCATGAAAGAATCGGATCTtctgaacggttccttaatgaGAAAAGCTAGAATCGGatcttgttttttgtaaaagaaTCGATTTTTTGCAGATTTGTATGCACTTTTATCCTGATTAACgctgcaacaaaacaagaaTCATCACAGGAGCACAACTTTTTACACCGAAAAatatatttggcatcataataacagcttgatttttcattattattattgtagtggaacattttaggtcgattttgcataattccaAAGCGTAAACTCactccactctcagtttgaaccagtttaaacacatttaagcctcgtctctgattagtttgttgttaaaatgagttcccacattggcttctgtcttTTAAACGgctttttaaatgaacaaatcccataaaagagctgtaAGTTTCATCAATAGTGacatttttttccagtgtaaagtgaattggagccgtgGAGTcagagccggaagtgcgtccatgctcacttttGATTGGTAACGCGGAGGCCAGCAGGTTAAACAGTCTGGTTTGGACACATACGACAGACagaagtagagagaggagaactTGTTTAttcttcttcatcatcactTGTTTAGTTTCCACATTGACTTGGACAAAAACTgcattgtaacttttttttcacCAACACTCAAAGTTCAATTTACAAAACCCTCAACCACCCGAGTAAAACTAGACAAGCCAAATTCTTAACAAGGCcaaatacaaaatggaaaaaaaaaagaaatagaaatGCCCAAGaagtaggtctgtcacaataaatacatgTAGTGTCATTATCGTATTTCTGTGTAGCTTCAAAATGTGCCATCGTGACAGACCTAGCAACAGGAATGGAATGTTTCACGAAGTCGTAGACGTATTCGACTCAAACGGAGTGCTTCTTATAAAATACTTGAGACTGATTTCCTTAGTTCAGAAGTGAAGTTTGTTTATGACACATTTATCTTCCCATTTCTTCTCGCTCTTTTTGCATCATGAACTCATCTATGTGTAATCTCTTCTGTGTGACAGCGCCCTCTTTACGCCACATAAGGGAACTGCAGGAGGACCCCCTGTCCGGGCCCCAGTTTGATGGAGTGTAGGTCCAACATCGTCTCCGGCTCTAGATCTGGATCAGTGGAGAGCCGGACTTTGGCTTGTTCTGGTAACTCCACTCCTTctgtagaaacaaaaaaaacaaaaaaacaaacaccacatTGTTAGTTTAAGGAGGGAAACCTTTGACGTCTGGTCCAGTAATCCTCATTTTGTGGTTTAGGTGCGGTTTGTTTAGATGTTATTTGCATATTAAAGTGTTGCTCTGGGGAGGATCCGGATTTCAGCCCATGGTTACGCCTTAAGTGTCAGTTCAGTCATTATATACCAGAGTTTGAAGCAGTTGCATTAGTGATTTGGCTGGTTTTGGTTTATAACAGATGCTCTTTctgtcactgaaacaaacaaactacattctaaatatataaaattgataaaaatagcagaatgaaacacttttgtaGTTTGTTTGTATCTATAACGGGTCATAGAAgtcatttattcaaccctctacatctcaaatctaatcatagaataacaaaaagttcccaaCGAGTCCCAAGGAAAAAATCCCcgtgataaatattgatcccaaaaattattgttctacccataaactgtaaaaaaaggTGGACTAAGTTATTTAAACTTGTTTCTAATgcaacaggagcgacctcggggaaagaagatgcctgatttgtctgttattaatgttcatatcttgagttacagacacaatagtgaaataaaaaccccaggatcatgtagagggttaatacgaacatttaagaccaaaatgacgagtctgacagcagcaggtacagagagaggacagttttctaatgttatTATATCAAAATATTTTACTTAAATGCACAAACCTGTTGCTTGAAGTTTGAGCGTGATGGTTTCTGGAGCGGAGGCGAAGTTGAGGACTGTGATGAAACGATCGCTCTGGTCCCACAGTCGGAGGAAGGACAGCGCCTCGTTGGAAGCCTCCAGTCTGTAAAAGTCGCCGTGGAGCAGAGAGCGCTCCTTCCCCCTCAAGTCGCTCAGAGATCTGAACCATTTTCTAGTCTCCACTCGCTCCTTACGAATAGCCTGGAAAAAAAGACACaagtttaacatttaaaaatagtaGTTGAGGATTATTTTTGTTAGCAGTTAGAGGTGCTAGAGTGGCCCAAAATTGTACTTGAGACCATTTGccaagtagtggtccaagaaattactccaGTACtcaacttaaagagtaacttttGGGAAGCAAGATCTGATCAAGTTGGAGTTGATGTAATTTTTAGggacaaaacattcaaacaaataatggagttttgtaaaaatgagaaaaaaaaccaactcatatctgaaggaaaagagcaagaaacacaaatcttGAATAATGTAACTCGTGACCAGAGGTGGATAGTCCCTcacatttactcgagtaacttctTAAAGTCTTCTCTCCATCTGTTTATTAGTAATATAAAATGAAAGGGTGAGACTGTAGACTTACCTCGGCCGTCTCGTTAacgctgccctctgctggttcCTTTTCAATGTCCCAAACCATTTTAGGAGAAGCTCCGCCCTGAAAGAAATCAGACGGCGTTACAGTTGTGGCACGTTTTGGGTCTTTAAATCAGTTTTTCCATCAATGTACATGTCGTTTTTGTGAGATGTTATATTACATactcacaaaacaacacaaaaataataaatccaaCAGGTGTAGAAAAACAATTAATGATCTTTACTAGAAAAAAACAAGCGGTCTACCTGTCCCATCAGGCCGATCTCGTCTCCGTAGGTGAACACAGGCGTCCCGGGCATCGTGAAGAGCAGGAGCTGGTAGAGGCGGGTCAGTCCTGGAGCTGAGATTTGATTGGTCAGCTGTTCCCCCTGAGCCGCGCCCACTCCCCATCCCAACTGCATCTTCAGTTCACTGAGCAAGTCCATGCTGGTGAGCTTCTCCATCACAGCTGCAGAGGGTAAACGGCGTAAGTATCACTGCACTAATGAAGAGTTTATGACGAGGCTCAGATGTACTTTTGTCACATTCTCTGCAAACTTTTagtctcattctgtctctctggGGGCTGTGTGTTGTATTAAACCTGCCGACGATGCACTTAAGACCTCTACAAAACATGTTCTGACAAAACGAATACCAGAATCCTACACATTTCAGGTCATAGTTCCAACTTCTCACTTATTTATGCTCAATAATAGTTTAAACACAAGCTacctgtcaaaagtttggacacacactctcattcatgttttttttttgtttttttttactactttctacattttataaacatacagaagacatcagatatgaGGTAGGATATGTGGAGTTATGTAGTAAAGtgggaaaaaataaagtaaatgaactatgattttttttaaatatatattcaaatcctcaacgtagacaaaaatatttattagagTTAAGGggttttctttactacataattccacacattttgcttcatatatttgatgtcttttgtatgtatatctatataaaaataaaaaaaacactgaatgagattgAATTTGGCTCTAGCTCGGCAGgttatcttggtgttttattggtttTTGCCACGTGTAGTATTTTGTGTGTGcagttatatatgttttaatttactaacttttgactggcagtgtaaATTGTGCAAAGATTATTTTTTGCTTAAATTTTTTCCACTCTAAAAATTGtacaaatcctttttttttatttacattatttaaattttttttaatctttacaCCTTAGACACAATCACTCACCATCTCcgctttaatttacatttttgtgaccGTTTCCATTACTAGGTTTGTTTGTTACACTTAATTGCTAAGATTCCCTCTCATTATCCCAAACTGCGGCGTTACCGTTCTGCGTGGTGAGCAGGTCGGACAGAAGCAGGTCGATGCCTGAGGTGTTCACAAGTTGAGAAACATCTGGAGGTGAAATTCCTTTGGCCACACCCATCAGCAGCCTGCAACAAAAAAGAGCAAagttttatgtgttgttgtgacTTCTTCTCTCCACAAGGGGTCACACTTACACTGCGCTGAGGCCTCTTCCTGACCCACACCCTGCTCTGACCTGGCCTCTAAAatatcaagttgtttttttttttgaaaggtaCAATCTGTCCCAAGTTTTCAACCTCTTATTCACCCATTATGTCCTGaatttaaaagtatttgtattcTCTACCCAGTGAAAGCTCCACTCACTTGTTCTTGGTGCCCTCCGTGCGGTTTCCCTGGACGACGGCCGCCAGTTTGGACCAATCCGGAGACTGAGCCGGGACAGTGACATCGGACACTTTGATGCCATCCACGCCTAATTTCAACCAGTACTCAGCTGCGtcctaaaatttaaaataacttttagTGCAAAACAACTAAATTATAATCTCAGATGaagcaagagacagttttcccttTAATCACATTGAATGagtcatgaaatattcaaaaggtaaatctaaaaatgttgaacctgatcatttctagtAGTGACCTGACCTAAGAACTCACTGcatttcaaaaaataaacatctgaaacccagcagtgtttgtgtatctgctcaataaaactgcattttaatagATTTATGTATCATTTTGTGTCTTGGTTCTAGATAATATTGTTCAGGAAAAGGTGTATTGAATAGTACCgattctatatatatatattttactacaTACCTTGACTTTTTCAATCAAATCAGCATCAGCATTTTCAGAGAACCAGGGAGATGATCCCTCGTAGTTCGGAGTCAGGTCGAGAATCACAGAAATACCTAAAGACAAGACGGTAAATggtaaacaatcacatttttatatagaacttttgtacgcagacactgggggtgaggtgggttaagtgttttgcccaaggacacaacgactaTGGAAGCTgaaatcacaccgccaacctgttggacagtggatctgaacgctctaccgatgatgtttaagtcaagagagggatttgaactgccatcGTTCAAATCCGTggacaaactctaccaactgagccacttcCTCGCCTGATGGTGGCTTCAATTTCcatcaaaatgtgaaaatattctcctaaaataaacaaaccaacTAGACGCCTACCCTTCTTTTGAGCCTTGTTCACCACGGACAGCAGGGCGGCCTCCGAGCCCTGGCTGGGATCGATGAGTTTGAGGTTGAGGGTGGCGGGCTGGTCGGCTTGGACCGTGTGAAGAGGGCCTATGATgagacctttgacctttagctGGTTCATGTTGTCCAACTTGGCCTCCACACCtacaggtaaaaaaacaaaacaaaaaaagaagaaacgTGACTACACAAAGAGCATGTGTTAAAACGGAAGTGGTGAAATTACGGTTATTGAGGCAGGAAGGAAATTATGTCACGCTAATGCACATGTTTAGTTCATAATATTCGACTCTTCACACAGTGTGGCCCAACACTCGCTCCAGTTACTCGCTCTGTTTCTAATCCAGGCCGATCCCCGTGGAGTTCATTATGTGCCTTTTGCATTACTGTTCTGCTTTAAATAGTGTCTTGAACAGTCgtgaagtactgtactgaagtaaagtacagatagatTTGTACTGAAgtccattttacagtggattacttttgcttttactacatttgagagcagtatcttacttttcaggcatgttcaaaaatgtagtggagtagaaagtacaaagtatttttgtttattattgtttaagacCTGCTTGAAAAGGCTGAGTGTTAATTTTTAGCTCAAATCTTTAACAAAATTACGACATTTGAAGCTTgaaaagacctcaaaatctgcgcaaaatatgtctactttttactattcaagtacatttttaacatttttacttaagcaatttttttcatgtggtacttttacttgattttaagtaaaagtacagatctttgaccaaaaaaaaaaaaattacgaGTACTTTTACCACCACTGGTCTTGTAATTATTCACCGATTTCGACTTTCTGTTGTACACAAATGTTTTCCCCATTCAAtagctatttttgttttaaattgttaatcactacaGCAAACGGTTTTCAATTTTTCACCCTTCTGAACACCATGGATGTGTATTAAAGTACTGCGTCTGTGTGACATTTATATCTTGAGGCCTAGGGGAAGGATCACGTGAATAGTTTCCTACACATAAACACTTTCTCCTTGTACCGGAGCTCACATGGACCGAACACCAGGTCACATGTTCTCCCTGGAAGTCGTCCAAACGCCCGCAGGAGGCCCGAGCGTTCCTTAGCAACGCCTTTGAGAACAGCAGCTGTGTAAATGCTGTTACGCACATTAAGCAGGGCATGTTGAATCAGTACTTTTGTAATAAATAGGGTCAGGGAGGTTAGCAGCAGACAGACAATCTGGTGACTGATATGGCAAGAGACTGACTCAGTATTTTTTGTGTCCTTTAGACTTTGAGCATTCTGGAGAACAAGCCTTATCAGCAGTTTGGCATCTGGGAGAAGTGGACTCATATCTTCTTTATACGGCACTTGGAAGGTTTTTGTGGCTTTGATTCTTTTGGCTTAGTTAATCATGTCAAGTTTAAAAGATTATAAAGGTAGTAGGTAAttaaatgccttttttttttatttgggcaAGGTCAGAGTGCCC
Proteins encoded:
- the slc3a2a gene encoding solute carrier family 3 member 2a encodes the protein MTKDTEIDMKEVELNEMDPEKQPMTGDGQTGEKNGTIKLKVPEDEVTFTGLSKEELMKVAGTPGWVRTRWVLLILFWLGWLGMLAGAIAIIVKAPPCKPIPEMNWWNEGPLYQISDLEAFSDGLEGVEAKLDNMNQLKVKGLIIGPLHTVQADQPATLNLKLIDPSQGSEAALLSVVNKAQKKGISVILDLTPNYEGSSPWFSENADADLIEKVKDAAEYWLKLGVDGIKVSDVTVPAQSPDWSKLAAVVQGNRTEGTKNKLLMGVAKGISPPDVSQLVNTSGIDLLLSDLLTTQNAVMEKLTSMDLLSELKMQLGWGVGAAQGEQLTNQISAPGLTRLYQLLLFTMPGTPVFTYGDEIGLMGQGGASPKMVWDIEKEPAEGSVNETAEAIRKERVETRKWFRSLSDLRGKERSLLHGDFYRLEASNEALSFLRLWDQSDRFITVLNFASAPETITLKLQATEGVELPEQAKVRLSTDPDLEPETMLDLHSIKLGPGQGVLLQFPYVA